The Candidatus Omnitrophota bacterium genome contains a region encoding:
- the rpiB gene encoding ribose 5-phosphate isomerase B has product MRIYIGADHRGVLLKNQIVDFLGKKDIDVIDVGSHDPKKPCDYPKFSFRVAQSVAKDKNARGILVCMTGIGHSIAANRVIGARAALCYNKKAAKLSRAHNNANILVLGSEFVTHKEIFQILNIWLTTPFEGGRHLRRINQIDRISKKKCCG; this is encoded by the coding sequence ATGAGAATTTATATTGGAGCGGACCATAGAGGCGTTTTGCTTAAGAATCAAATTGTTGATTTTTTGGGCAAAAAAGATATTGATGTTATTGATGTAGGCTCTCATGACCCTAAGAAGCCTTGTGATTATCCAAAATTTTCTTTTCGCGTTGCTCAAAGTGTTGCAAAAGATAAAAATGCTCGAGGTATTCTTGTTTGCATGACGGGCATTGGTCACTCTATAGCAGCTAATCGTGTTATTGGGGCTAGAGCGGCGTTGTGCTACAACAAGAAAGCAGCAAAATTATCGCGTGCGCATAATAATGCAAATATTTTAGTATTAGGATCAGAATTTGTTACGCATAAAGAGATTTTTCAAATTTTAAATATTTGGCTTACAACACCATTTGAAGGCGGACGTCATTTGAGACGCATTAATCAGATTGATCGAATAAGCAAAAAGAAGTGTTGTGGATAG
- the purE gene encoding 5-(carboxyamino)imidazole ribonucleotide mutase has translation MKNPKVIIVMGSQSDWPTLTETAKILKDFKVSFEVRVLSAHRTPEETAFYSVGLERRGVQVAIAAAGGAAALAGVVAAHTSIPVIGIPIEASSLNGMDSLLSTVQMPPGVPVATVAIGKMGAKNAAYLAIRILALNDQLLNAKLKKFKKEQADKIKKIKIVS, from the coding sequence ATGAAAAATCCAAAAGTTATTATAGTCATGGGAAGTCAATCTGATTGGCCAACACTGACAGAAACAGCAAAAATTTTAAAAGATTTTAAAGTGTCTTTTGAGGTCAGGGTTTTATCGGCGCATCGAACGCCAGAAGAAACAGCTTTTTATTCGGTTGGACTTGAACGCCGTGGCGTTCAAGTTGCGATTGCTGCAGCTGGTGGCGCGGCTGCGCTTGCAGGCGTGGTTGCAGCGCATACATCGATTCCTGTTATTGGGATTCCCATTGAAGCCTCGTCGCTCAATGGTATGGATTCTTTGCTTTCAACAGTCCAGATGCCTCCGGGAGTTCCTGTGGCAACGGTTGCGATTGGAAAAATGGGTGCAAAAAATGCGGCCTATCTTGCGATAAGAATTTTAGCGCTTAATGATCAGTTGTTGAATGCAAAGCTTAAGAAATTTAAAAAAGAGCAAGCAGATAAAATTAAAAAAATAAAAATTGTATCGTGA
- a CDS encoding L-threonylcarbamoyladenylate synthase, producing MKTKRIEIDSNQIDLEKISQASAVIQAGGLVVFPTETVYGVGANYFDPKAMQALREVKQRAEDKPFSVLIPTKEFFDDLAVPMDVSVYKIIDAFWPGPLTVVVPSRDGKTIGLRMTSHPVASELVWQSRCVVAAPSANVEGDDPATNCDQALEKLEGLVEMAIDSGASEIGQASTILDLTSGRKILRQGPISEQDIDVEASKKHVLFVCTGNSCRSVMAEYFLREILAGRKDVEVSSAGTSAFLSGGPTEQTIRTLEKEGINASNHRARCLNKIMTKKADLILAMTSMHRYQVVSFDSQATNRTYLLREFAKTTAGEYDLGVPDPIGQGAQTYDECAKVIKESVERIVELI from the coding sequence GTGAAAACAAAAAGAATAGAAATTGATTCTAATCAAATTGATTTAGAGAAAATTTCGCAAGCCAGTGCTGTTATTCAAGCGGGAGGCTTGGTTGTTTTTCCAACGGAAACGGTATATGGTGTTGGCGCGAATTATTTTGATCCTAAGGCGATGCAGGCGTTGCGTGAGGTCAAACAGAGAGCGGAGGATAAACCGTTTTCCGTATTGATTCCAACAAAAGAGTTTTTTGATGATTTAGCCGTGCCGATGGATGTTTCGGTCTATAAAATTATTGATGCCTTTTGGCCGGGACCGTTAACAGTTGTTGTCCCTTCACGCGATGGGAAAACAATTGGTCTTCGAATGACGAGTCATCCTGTTGCCTCTGAACTGGTTTGGCAGTCACGTTGCGTGGTGGCGGCTCCATCAGCAAACGTAGAAGGCGACGACCCGGCGACAAATTGCGATCAAGCCCTTGAAAAATTAGAGGGATTGGTTGAAATGGCCATTGATTCTGGGGCCTCTGAAATTGGACAGGCATCAACCATCTTAGATCTAACAAGTGGTCGAAAGATTCTTCGTCAGGGTCCGATTAGCGAACAAGACATTGATGTTGAAGCAAGCAAGAAGCATGTTCTTTTTGTTTGCACGGGAAACAGCTGTCGGTCTGTTATGGCAGAATACTTTTTAAGAGAAATATTGGCTGGCAGAAAAGATGTTGAGGTTTCTTCGGCGGGAACGAGTGCTTTTTTAAGTGGCGGACCAACAGAACAGACGATTCGAACGCTTGAAAAAGAAGGCATTAATGCTTCAAATCATCGCGCACGATGTTTAAATAAAATTATGACTAAAAAAGCGGATTTGATTCTGGCGATGACATCGATGCATCGGTATCAAGTTGTTAGTTTTGATTCTCAGGCAACAAACCGTACGTATCTATTAAGAGAATTTGCTAAAACAACAGCAGGAGAGTATGATTTAGGGGTTCCCGATCCTATTGGGCAAGGCGCGCAAACATATGATGAGTGCGCAAAAGTCATTAAAGAATCTGTGGAAAGAATTGTGGAGTTGATATGA